Genomic DNA from Papaver somniferum cultivar HN1 unplaced genomic scaffold, ASM357369v1 unplaced-scaffold_160, whole genome shotgun sequence:
TTCTCTCTGTAACTCTCATGAATAAATCCTACACCATCTTTTTATTGAGTGTGATTATGCAAGATCAATTCAGTTAGGCATGAATGTGAATGTTGATAGTATACAGAGACAGAAGATTAATGTGTTAACATGGATTTCTAGTTGGTTTTCTGCTTCAACACAAAATGAGGAAAATGTCTTGTGGTTGTTTATTCTAATGTGTACAACATGGAAGATCTGGAAAAACAGATGCATCAAAGTATTTCAAAACAAAAACATTAATTGCTGGTTCACTTGTCATGAAATAAAAAGCCTAGTCCAACTTTGTATGAAAGAGGACTCTCAGCATAACAAAAGTATCCCTGATCTTAATATACAAAAATGGTCTCCTCCGGAGGTTAACCATCTTAAAATGAATATCGATGCTTCTTTTGAATATTCTTCTAAGAAAATAGGAATTAGATTAATAATAAGAGACTCTGCAGGTACGCCAAAGGCATAAGAGGCGGGCACTACTATGGAGGAGTAGATCCAGAGCAGGCTGAATGTTTTGCCATAAAACATGATATATTGTGGGCCAAGGAACTCAATCTTTAAAAATGTCATTTTCGAATCAGATTGTAAAAATGTAATTAGCTCTATCAGCAATGTCAGTAATCCACTGGATGAACCAGAGCTATGTAGATGAAACAAGACATCTGCTATCTTCGGTTATGTATTTTGGTGTCAGCCATGTAAAAATAATGGCGAACAATATAGCCCATGTAATAGCTCATCAGGCTAGAATTAGGAAAACTTCGTTTGATTTTGACTGTAACATCCCAAGTGAAGTTGATAAACTAGTAAGGGGTGAAAGCAAGTTAAGTAAGAAGTTATGTAATATTATGGTTTAATATGATGTTctgttgcatcaaaaaaaaaaaagaattaggaGAGAATTAGGTTTAGTATTTACATGGGCCCTATATTTTTAGTGTATAACAAACCATGATTGGGACAAAGTACAACAAATTAAACTGATGGGATATTGAGTTTATGCTAGATGCAAATTTACACTCCACATATTCCCAAATCCTGGTGGTGTAAATTGGGTCGTGCCAGCAGCATGTTAGAATTCGAGCCCATCCCAACCCAGTCCAGCCCAACATGTGACTTATTCCGGCATGACGTACCGCGGTAGCTTCGTATGTTGTGCTGGGCCAGCCTAATCGGCACAATGGCATAATACAATGCGCGCAATGGATAAACACGTGACACAATACATTATAACACTATAAGAAAATGCGTCATAACATGCATAAAATActacattttgtgtatattttgccCAGAATGACATTTTTTGTTATCGTTATAGGGTGACTATTATTTCTATAATTTTTTCTTAATATATAAAATATCTAAATATTTTGAAAACTATTATATTTCAAAAACATGAAATAAATATGCCCAACACAACACTATCGTATCATGTTTGTTTTTCTGGCACAATACAACAAAGCATATCCTCTAACACGTCCCAGCCCGGCAAGCCTTAATCTATGACACGACATAACACAACACGATATATATAGCACACTAGACACGTGATATTGTGGGGGTGTGCAGGGCTGGGTGGGCACGTTATCCACCTTTTAGTTGCGGAGACAGCTTTAAATGTAGGTTGAAAATATTCACTGGTTGACTAATGCTCCAAATTCAATATGACAGACGCACACTTTTTAATTCTTTCTTCGCTTCACTTAACTCTTTCAAGTGAAGTCACTCATATCTCTGAAATCACTCACTAATCGGTGCTGTTGCTACTTAATTACGGTACGTTTCTTCTACATCTCCATGACTTGAATCTTCATTCCCATGTTTTGATTGTTTCATTTCCATCCATTTTTGAATTTTTCCATTAACATAAACCCTAGGTTGGTTTTTGAAGAGATATGAATTTGTGTCACTAGAAACAACAACCATGCATCCATTTCTCCACTAGTATTAAAATTTCCAATGACTTAGAGAATTTTTATTTAATGTAATTTAAAGAAATGTGTTCTAATTTATTTATTCATTCATGTTCTTCTGTGTGTATGACCATTTCAAACCTTATGAAGAGAAATCAGTATGAGTGAGGCAGCAGCAATGGATAGGATTAGTAATTTACCAGAAGACATTCTTCATCGTATcctttcttttctttacatcaaGGATGTTGCTCGTACTGGCGTATTGTCGAAAAGATGGAACTACATTTGGACCACCGTTCCCATCCTTGAATTTGCAAATTACACTTCTGAGACCGAGAAATTCATGGATTTTGTGGATGGAACATTACGTCATTATAGTTCGTCTAATGTAGACAGGTTCTTTCTCTGGTGCAATCAACAGTTGGATAAGAATCGGCTTCATTCTTGGATCTCTACTGTAATAGAGGGTAACGTTAAGGAGCTCAGACTATTCCTCAGCCACAAACAATGCTTCTCAGTTCCCCCATCTCTCTTTAGCTGTGAATCACTGACAACACTGATGCTTACGTCTGGATGCCGTAATAACACCTTTCCGAAATCTCTCTCTTTTCCAAGACTCAAGCGCCTTGAACTAAGTCAATTTAAATTCAGCGTTGAGTGTTGGAATGAGGAACTCTTTTCAGGATCCCCTGTTCTTGAAGAATTGGTTCTGGAAGGCTGCATTTATTATACGAGGAATCTCTGTATTTCAGTTCCTACactgaaaaaattgaaaatgtaTGATATTTGTTTCATGAGTAGTGGTGGTATAATAAAAGACTGTGCTCTCAAAATTGATTCTCCAGGTCTTGTGACATTCACCTACTATATGAATGTTGCAAAAGAATATGTCTTGTCTAGCTTTACAACACTGGTGGAAGCAGACGTTAACATATTCTTTACAAACAACGGAGCAGAGATAAGTCGGTTACTTCGATCTCTTGCACATGTAAAATGTCTAACTATCAGTGATCTAACCCTACAGGTATTCTTGCCCGCTGATATCTTTAGAGTAGTTAGCTTCTGTGTTTCTTTGTACTTCCATTGTTTAATCTGACTTCTGTTAACTGACTTACTTGCCGCTATTGCTTTGTCATAAATAATTTTTTGACAAAGCAATtttcagaaaatattgaaaaaaggGCTATCTGCTCTGTGTACGATCTGTTAAACAATTTTCTGACATTTCATAATGTCAAAATATTGAACATATCTGGTATGCTATCCACCAATCAAGGACTAATTGCTTTGCTCGAAGCGGCACCTAATCTGGAGTCACACGTGTTTGAGAAGGCAAGTGTTCAGACCTAATGATTCTCCATGCTGTCATTAGataatttataaaatttaagTTTTGGGCTTACGTTTGTTAACTTATTATGTCTGTAGTAACTAATAATCTGATATCTTTCtattgtttcaatttcaattccagtaTATGGTGGATGAAATAGAAGACAGTGATGAGGACAGTGAGAACGACAGTGACGGTGTTGAGGGCGATGGGGATGACGACAATGGAGTCGATGATGCTGATACTGTTGAGGGGGAAGACAACATTGACAATGAAGATGACGCTGCTGAGCGCGGAGTCAATGATGAGTGTGAAGATGATAGTTGGGCGCTCGATATTGTGACTAATGGATGTTTGTTTCCACAACTTAAATCAGTTAGCTTTAAGAAATTTGTTGGGAACTCAAGGGAGATGAGGTGGGTAAAACTGATTTTAAGGAGTGCAAAAGGTTTTGCAAATGATGACTGTTTGTCACTTTTATCCTGACAGTCAGTTCTATCCGCCCTTTGTTAATGCGAGAAGTGAAAAAGAAGTGAAGGCAGAGATAGCCAGTTTTCGAAGAGCCTCACCAGGTTGTATGATTAAGTTCTGTTCTTAGGATTAGAACTTGTTGTTTTTTCATTGAAA
This window encodes:
- the LOC113337561 gene encoding F-box/LRR-repeat protein At3g58900-like, whose protein sequence is MSEAAAMDRISNLPEDILHRILSFLYIKDVARTGVLSKRWNYIWTTVPILEFANYTSETEKFMDFVDGTLRHYSSSNVDRFFLWCNQQLDKNRLHSWISTVIEGNVKELRLFLSHKQCFSVPPSLFSCESLTTLMLTSGCRNNTFPKSLSFPRLKRLELSQFKFSVECWNEELFSGSPVLEELVLEGCIYYTRNLCISVPTLKKLKMYDICFMSSGGIIKDCALKIDSPGLVTFTYYMNVAKEYVLSSFTTLVEADVNIFFTNNGAEISRLLRSLAHVKCLTISDLTLQQFSENIEKRAICSVYDLLNNFLTFHNVKILNISGMLSTNQGLIALLEAAPNLESHVFEKYMVDEIEDSDEDSENDSDGVEGDGDDDNGVDDADTVEGEDNIDNEDDAAERGVNDECEDDSWALDIVTNGCLFPQLKSVSFKKFVGNSREMSQFYPPFVNARSEKEVKAEIASFRRASPGCMIKFCS